Proteins encoded by one window of Lathyrus oleraceus cultivar Zhongwan6 chromosome 1, CAAS_Psat_ZW6_1.0, whole genome shotgun sequence:
- the LOC127122617 gene encoding uncharacterized protein LOC127122617 — protein sequence MGACASKPKVSGDLKTKKMNNHNHRRKRRRILRKRVSSHKIENNVAHSNSGLQTSNRASDAAWFDSISALDSECDDEFYSVYDGEISASHADDIGQERRLTPDHCGILQNNCLPCLTSSNVPSIEKKKPMSPETSSARRKSLSKLSFKWREGSSDMALLSPKAFKQKLVAGSTIPFCSIEKQLPGTWSPLEPSSFRVRGKNYLRDKKKEFAPSGAAFYPLGADLFLSPRKIDHIARFVQIPAINIPGDIPSILIVNIQIPLYPATIFQSENDGEGMNVILYFKLSERYSKDLSDQFRENITKMINDEVERVKGFPMDSIAPFRDRLKILGRVVNVENLNLSATEKKLMNAYNEKPVLSRPQHEFYLGENYLEIDLDVHRFSYIARKGFEGFIERLKLTNLDFGLTIQGNKPEDLPEHLLCAIRLNKIDHSSFNQIGVSS from the exons ATGGGGGCTTGTGCGTCTAAACCTAAAGTCTCTGGTGATCTTAAAACGAAGAAGATGAATAATCATAATCATCGTAGAAAAAGAAGAAGGATTCTTAGAAAAAGGGTTTCTTCTCATAAAATTGAAAATAATGTTGCTCACTCTAATTCTGGTTTGCAAACTTCTAATCGTGCTTCAG ATGCTGCTTGGTTTGATTCTATTTCAGCTTTGGATTCTGAATGTGATGATGAATTTTACAGTGTCTATGATG GAGAAATTTCTGCGAGTCATGCTGATGATATTGGACAGGAAAGAAGACTAACTCCTGATCATTGTGGGATTCTGCAAAATAATTGTTTGCCTTGCCTTACTTCGTCTAATGTCCCTTCTATTGAGAAAAAGAAGCCAATGAGTCCCGAAACATCGAGTGCGCGAAGAAAGTCACTTTCCAAACTGTCGTTCAAGTGGAGGGAAGGGTCTTCTGACATGGCGTTAC TTTCCCCTAAGGCGTTCAAACAAAAACTAGTAGCGGGTTCGACTATTCCGTTTTGTTCAATTGAGAAACAACTCCCAGGTACTTGGTCACCGCTTGAGCCAAGTTCCTTCAGAGTCAGAGGAAAAAATTACTTGAG GGATAAGAAGAAAGAATTTGCTCCAAGCGGCGCCGCTTTCTATCCCCTTGGAGCTGACCTCTTTTTGTCTCCGCGAAAAATTGATCACATTGCTCGATTTGTACAAATTCCTGCGATAAATATACCCGGGGACATCCCTTCAATTCTTATTGTAAATATTCAG ATACCGTTATATCCTGCTACAATCTTCCAAAGTGAAAACGACGGTGAAGGAATGAATGTGATTTTGTACTTCAAATTATCTGAAAGATATTCTAAAGATCTTTCAGACCAATTTCGAGAAAATATCACT AAAATGATCAATGATGAAGTCGAGAGAGTTAAAGGCTTTCCTATGGATTCAATCGCACCGTTCAGAGATAGATTAAAAATTTTAGGTAGAGTGGTGAATGTGGAAAATCTTAATTTAAGCGCGACTGAAAAGAAGCTGATGAATGCGTACAATGAAAAACCTGTTCTCTCACGGCCTCAACATGAGTTTTACTTG GGAGAAAACTATCTTGAGATAGATTTGGATGTGCACAGATTTAGCTATATTGCAAGAAAAGGATTTGAAGGCTTCATAGAAAGACTGAAGCTTACTAACCTGGATTTTGGTCTCACAATTCAG GGAAACAAGCCAGAAGACTTGCCAGAGCATTTATTATGTGCAATTCGGTTGAACAAAATTGACCACAGCAGTTTCAACCAGATTGGTGTTTCAAGTTAA